A window from Lampris incognitus isolate fLamInc1 chromosome 5, fLamInc1.hap2, whole genome shotgun sequence encodes these proteins:
- the septin9b gene encoding septin 9b isoform X4 yields MSESAKPQQPHPPAKGEKNHAGDFSYVGIDAILEQMRRKAMKQGFELNIMVVGQSGLGKSTLMNTLFKSKVSRKSVQPNPEERIPKTIEIKSISHDIEEKGVRMKLTVIDTPGFGDQINNENCWQPIMKFINDQYEAYLQEEINIDRKKRIPDSRVHCCIYFIPPTGHCLRPLDVEFMRRLSKVVNIVPVIAKADTLTLEERDYFKQTIREELRANGIDVYPQKEFDEDAEDRIINDKIREMIPFAVVGSDQEYQVNGKRILGRKTKWGTIEVENIAHCEFAYLRDLLIRTHMQNIKDITSSIHYEMYRVRRLNESNAHFNAQPPSSQPIGEPKANSLPQGEPHTVPSVQTNGVSAQHKALSHEM; encoded by the exons ATGTCTGAGTCAGCCAAACCCCAGCAGCCCCATCCACCAGCCAAGGGAGAAAAAAACCATGCTGGGGACTTCAGCTACGTGGGCATAGATGCAATCCTGGAACAGATGAGGAGGAAGGCCATGAAACAGGGCTTTGAACTTAATATCATGGTTGTAG GACAGAGCGGTCTTGGGAAGTCCACTCTGATGAACACCCTTTTCAAGTCCAAGGTGAGCCGCAAGTCGGTGCAGCCCAACCCGGAGGAGAGGATCCCTAAAACAATCGAGATCAAGTCCATCAGTCACG ACATTGAAGAAAAAGGTGTGAGGATGAAACTGACAGTAATCGATACGCCTGGATTTGGGGACCAGATCAACAATGAGaactg CTGGCAGCCAATTATGAAGTTCATCAATGATCAGTATGAGGCCTACCTGCAGGAGGAGATCAACATCGACAGGAAGAAGAGGATTCCAGACTCTAGGGTTCACTGCTGCATATACTTCATACCTCCTACTGGACACTG TCTGAGGCCCCTGGACGTGGAGTTCATGAGGCGCCTCAGTAAAGTGGTCAACATCGTCCCCGTCATCGCCAAGGCCGACACGCTCACCCTGGAGGAGAGGGACTATTTCAAACAGACG ATTAGGGAAGAGCTGCGGGCCAATGGAATTGACGTGTACCCTCAGAAGGAGTTTGATgaggatgcagaagacaggatcaTCAATGACAAAATCCGG GAGATGATCCCTTTTGCTGTGGTGGGGAGTGACCAGGAGTACCAGGTTAATGGGAAGAGGATTCTGGGCAGGAAAACAAAATGGGGAACCATAGAAg TTGAGAATATTGCACACTGTGAGTTTGCTTACCTGCGAGACCTCCTCATCAG GACGCACATGCAGAACATCAAGGACATCACAAGCAGCATCCACTACGAGATGTACCGCGTTCGCAGGTTAAATGAATCCAATGCCCACTTCAACGCTCAGCCTCCCTCCTCCCAGCCCATTGGTGAGCCCAAGGCCAACAGTCTGCCTCAGGGCGAGCCTCACACCGTCCCCAGTGTGCAAACCAACGGCGTGTCTGCCCAGCACAAAGCCTTGTCCCACGAGATGTAG